From the Chelonoidis abingdonii isolate Lonesome George chromosome 4, CheloAbing_2.0, whole genome shotgun sequence genome, the window CTTTatgaaagggagaaaagaaatactttacaatgggaaatcagtattgccaaccccaggcTTTCAAAAATTATGATCTAGGACCCCCAAAGTCAGAAGACTGGCTTAAAAACCAGGACATAAAAAAAAAGGCTGGGTTCTTTCTGTTCGCCTTCTGTTTGCAAGTCCTTTAGCGGAACAcgtttcaggcttttctctgccaccatgagggctagaaacttacttttaaagaaaataaaagcagagattctcactgaatacatgaccccaggagctgAAGACTCAAAAAAGCCACCAAATGTCCCAACGCTCAGGATAAAATGCCGACAATTGGCAGCACAGGGGAATGGAACATGGGTCTGTCTCTAACCTGCAGCATATACCTCCTTAACTAGTATACCATAGCTGTGCTGAATAACTACATCACAGATCAGTCAGCAACTTGACCCTGAATTCCCGCTTAGTTAAAACTTGGCCCAAAGTGGCCCTTATTTGGCCTTTGGGGGCTCCTGTCAGTTGCTGCTGGTTCTTTAGTCTCCCGTGGGCCAGTCCAGCTACTTAAGCAAGGCCTAGATTGGGCCCTTCtgtctccttgttcttttttcccATCACTGCTGACCTTCAGTGATGACAACTTAGTTCCACTAGGATTCTCCACCTTGAAACTCCTTGCTCTCCTCTCTGTTTTTTGGATCAACCCCCAGGGTCAAACCCCAGTGTATTCATAAGCTGGATGCCCGTGCTCTACTGCCGCCTTCCTTGACCActacagctgccatgttccacctcagaggtggctgctcTTCAGTGGTGGACCATTTTGGCATATAAGGGCCTAATCTAGAAGTCCTTACACAGACAAAACTCACATTGAAGTTAAGGGGGAGATTTTCCTAAGTAAGGACTTTCGGGTTACATCCTTCATTGCTATTATCAATGGGTTCCCCTGGTTCTTTCACTGATGTGACAGTCTGTGGACATAGCTGTCATAAACTGCCGGTCATAAAAGTATTTAGATTTTAACTACATTTTTGAGACTACTGATTTACAGGTGTATAATCCCATATACTGCTCTGCTACCAAAACTCCATCAGCCCACTCTGCAGCCATAATATTAGGAGTTGGGCTGGTTTCTGTGCGTGTCGCTCCTTTGCATGCAGAGAATTTCTGGAAGGAGCTCTGCATTCTTGCTTCCCTGCAGATATTTTCAACCAGGGCAGCAGGTGGTGAGAGCTCCGATAGCACAAACGTCTGGATCTGCTGGGAACAGGCCTTTGTTATTCCTACATTTGCTGTGTTTATGCATTTCATGGCCTGGCACCTGTCCTGTGAAATCACTGTTCTTTGCCTAAATCCATGGGAAGCTGTCTCTGATGGATTTGCAGAGGTGTTCACCAGCATAGCCCTGATCTCCCTCTGCATCCCCTAGCCCTGCTAGCCTCAACAGCCAGCAAGTTAAGCTGTGTTGTTTCCATCTATCTTAGGTACATATGTGAGCCCCccacatcactgtagtatctgagcacctcacagttccctgtgaggtagggaagtatgatccccattttacagatggaaagacTAAATGAGTTGTCCAGGATCATATGggaaaaatctgtggcagagcaggaaatgaaacccaggtctcctgagtagTGCTTTGGACCATCCTTTTCCTAAGAACAGGCCCTTCCACCACCTGGCCCCATACACCCATGTAAGAGGGCCACCAACCCATTCTAAACATCAAGTCCTGTTTTGAAGGGAGTGGAACCCTGTGGGTGGGTTTCACACTGAAAGAAACAATTGCTGGATGCAAAGAATTCTGTCCCCAGGGGACATCTGCTCCCTCTAGGCCCAGCCACAGCCACGTAGGCCTGCCGACCTGCTACCCCCAACTCACTTTCAATGGAATTGTCGTTTAGGTAGAGGTGCTCCAGTTTGGGGTTGATGAAGGGCATAGTGGTGAGCTTATTATGCGCCAGTTGCAGCACCAGAAGGTTGCTGAGGTTGAAGGAGTTCTTGGGCAGCCCTTTGTCAGAAATCTGATTGTAGTTGAGCCTGAGGAAGGCCAGATTGGGGAATTCTTTGAAGTAGTCATCAGGGATGTCCTCAATGTTGTTCCTGTCTAGGAAGAGCTGGTGGACAGCACTGGGCAGCCCAGGAGGCAACTTCCGCAGGATGTTGTGGGCTAGGTTGAGCTGCATGAGGTTCTTGAGCCCCCTGAAGGTGTTTTTATTGAAGACTCCATCACTCAGCTTGTTGTGGTGCAGGTCCAGGAGGACCAGGTGCTCCAGCTTGTTGAAAACCCCAGAGGGGATCTTGGAGATCTGATTCCTGCTCAGACGCAGCTGCTCCAGGTTGGCTGGCAGGAAAGATGGCACTTCCTTGAGCTGGTTCTTCTCCATGTACAGAAAGACTAGGCTGCCCAACTGCTCCATCACCCGCCGGTCCAACTTCTTGATGCGGTTGTTGTCCAAGTTGACCCACCTCAGCTCCGTGGCATTCTTGAAGGACTCCTCTGGGAGGCTGTCAATGAAGTTGTTCTGGAGATAGAGGTAGTGGATCCTGGGAGGGATGAGGGGCACCTTCCTCAGGTTGCGGCTGTCACAGTAGAGGGCTGAGGGGAAGTCTGGAGGACAAAAGCATTCTCTGGGGCAATCCGGGAAGATGGAGGGGGGGCCTGGCGGCAGGGGCGGAGGCAGCTCTGTTGGCTCGACTGGCTCAGGAGTCGGGCGGGCGGGCTTCCGCCCGGGCTTCCTCCTCTGCCCGTTCACTTCAGAGATCAACACAAGGATGAGGAGAAGAAGCAATCTGAATGCTGCCTTCATGGTCCAGCAATTCACCTGCAGGGGGCACAACGAGGTTTGTTAAAAAGAGGCTGTCTAGGCACTATGTATCCTCCATCACAGCTGTATCAGCCCCTCACGAACACTAACCACTTTACCCTCACCATGCCCTGCCAGGCAGGGAAGACTAATTATCCCTCATTACTGTGGCAATGACTGATCAAGgggcttgcccaagatcacacggAAAGTCATAgggtcacagactttaaggccagaaggaaccaccaaatagtctaatctgacctcctgtatatcccAGGTAACCAACACCAGCTGCACAccaacccaacaaccaaaatgagacccAAGGAGCCCCCAGGAGACTAGACCATTATGTCTAATTGCAGGACAGTGGGCACTGGTGAACATTGCAGGCCATGTTCACCAGTGCCCACtgccctgcaatggcagggaaatgtaAAGTTTGTGAGAGATGTGGGACTTGActctagatctcctgagtcccagaccagtGCCTGAGCAACAAGAccatcctcccttcctccttACACAGGGTCCGCTATCATGCTGGTTAGCAATTAGTGGGGAAGcactgatgacagaacaaggaacaatggtctcaagttgcagtgggggagggttaggttggatattagaaaaaactttttcactaggagcactggaatgggttacttagggaggtggtggaatctccttccttagaggtttttaagatcaggcttgacaaagccctggctgggatgatttagttaaggattggtcctgctttgagcagggggtgggactagatgacctcctgaggtcccttccaaccctgatattctatgattctatgatttcataCTTCATTATATAAGGGATCCTTCATCCCCCTCAGACACATGTATTGTGATTAACACATaatgtgtgcgtgtgcgtgtgtgtgtgtgtgcatgtgtaaggAGTGGCGTGGTgaaaaggaagggtggggaacTAATGCAGAGATGCACACacataatatatataaaacataagATAAGATGGGCTTGAACAGATTTCCCTGGGCAGTACAGctaatctctctctttccagtcTGTTCCGGTCAGATGTCCCTGGATTACCCAGCCCCATATTACAGACCCAAAAGGTTCGGCGAAGACAAGTGTgtgaatttgggggggggggggtgtttacCCGAACTGGTCCCAAGCAGCGAGCCCCCTGTGGTTCACACGTCACCATCCATGGCCCCGACTGGGCCTAAATTGCTGCACACTGTCACGAACTCTCATGAGGACAATGCCTCTGAAAGGCAACCCGCCGAGTGGCTTTTCATTGCTTTGTACAGCAGCAGGTTTTCAGGCTGCAGCCCCCCCTGCAAGATGCCCGGGGCCTGCAGCTCCCCCCTAGATCTATGGACAAGCAGGCTGTTACTCCCTGAATCAGGTCCCTCATGCTTGTGCGCAGAACCTGTGGAGCAACGAGTGATGGGAATCACGCTTTGTGCAGTTGGCTCTGTAGCTCATTAATCTGCTCCACTCACTAGGAGCCCATTTCACACAATGGCTTTTTGCTTTGATGTATTTCCCAGGGGTTTAATCCTGGAAGCAGTAATGTGACAGGAGACACTGAAGGGCGAAGGCACAGTTCACGTCATGCTCTGGGTTCACTTTTGTGAAcataggggggaggggaggaaatatgGCTTCAGAGCACTATTCTCATCCATGCCAATGGATAACaaattcagtttcattttggAACAGAAGCTCCAGGAGAATGAGACCCAGTCCCATGTCGCTCAAACAGAATGCACAGAGATGGACCTGAACGACAGAGACGTTTGCATTCCGTTCCAATATGATTTTACACAGCAGGGCACTCGGAGGTTAAGAAAAGGTGCTGCTAGGTttggtgctgagctcttttgtaaAAGAGATGTGTTATGGTAGCGTTGGCTGGACTGGCAGGTCTGAAGGTGACCCACAAAATATAtggggccagagtctcagctggtaATTCAAAGTAGCACCTGCGctgactgcagtgcagatataccATTCACACTAGCCATTTTATATTCCAGGAGCGATTTTCTCCTCTGTCTGTTTGCAGATTATTCtttcccccattctcctccagCAAATCACTTTGCTCCAGAGAGTATTTTGATTGAGCTGGGTTAGTGTTAACCATTGTTTCATTCTGCTTTGCTCTTATAAAgagccagcagagaagagaaagtcCACTGAGGCGCCGTTTGGGCAAAGCATTaccatcagactcactgggattCAAAACAAGCAAGTGTGGatggctcagatttttaaaggtagtcAGAGGTAGCTGTGCTCAGGACAGCCCATCAATGGGCCTCAGTGCCTAAAACCCTTTTGCAAATAAGATTTACGTTCTTCAGTCAGTTAGGTGTTGTGACACTGACGCAGCAATGCCAAaacacctttacaaatctgggcctaagtgcgTTGCTGAATTGCGGCTGGAGAGATGTGATGGCAAGGGAATCCATCCGCTCACATGCTTAGCAGGCAAAGGAACACACAAAGATAGGAATTGCCATGCTGGATGTCCCTTCTAGTCTGGTTTCCTGTCTCCAATAGTGGCCATCATCAGCTGTATCTTTGGAAAGTGTGTAACCCTCCCAATGCACAATTATGAATAACCCACCCAAagggaaatcatagaatcataggatatcagggttggaagggacctcaggaggtcatctagtccaactccctgctcaaagcaggaccaaccccaactaaatcatcccagccagggctttgtcaagcctgaccttaaaaacctctaaggaaagagattccaccacctccctaggtaacccattccaatgttcaccaccttcctagtgcaataatatttcctaatatccaacctaaacctcccccactgcaacttgagaccattgctccttgttctgtcatctgccaccactgagaacagtctagaaaGTTTATCCTCAAACCCAGGCAGTTTAATGCTTGGCTTGTTCCCTGAAGCACGCGGCTCATCGCTCCTAGCAGGATCATCTGTGGCTTTGATCATTAGATCTACATCTGATAAAGGATGTTCTATGCCACGAGGCCCATCATAAACCAACTTCTAGTGGATGGGGTTCAATATAAACTGGTGTGTTGAGATGGGTTTGCAGTCATTTCATGTATAAAATATCTAGAGAGGAGGAAGCTAGGTAGAGGTCTCAAAGCAGCAAGCAGCACGGTGTAATCTATTTGGCAAAGGATAATGTAGCACATAGAAGAatagagaggaaggggaaagtaTATCCAGTGGCTAGGATGTGAATGACAGATAGCAAGGATGAGGGATATTTTCTTGGCTTCCCTGAGCCTCCTACCACAAAAAATCCATGACAGCTTTGAACAATAATTTCACTTcagtttttaaagatattttaactGCAGTGCCACCAAGTGACAGTACCGAATCCTGCACCATAGATTATATGAATCATAAAGGCACATGGTCATGTGATAATTCACTTATGAGGCTACACTTCTGTCAGTGAACCGTGACGGAACATTATAAGTGTCACCAAAGAGACGGACTGCATCTTCAGAACGTGCTCAGCGGAAATAGCACCTCGATTCATCGTGTTTAGCTTTGTGGCTGTGCCAGAAGTCAATGAATCAGTCGTAAATAGGCTAAATGATGATAGCAGCAGACCAGAAGCTGCTGGTGGGATGATAAGGACAGATGGTCTTGTGTTTCCATACTGGACTAGAATGGGGAAGCTCTGAGAGACAGCAGTGTGATTTCACAGgatcatagacatgtagggctggaagagatcttaagaaatcatcaagtccagtcccctgcagtgtGGCAGGACCAAACAaatctctagaccatccctgacaggtgcttgtccaaGCTTTTAGAAGTGGCTGGAGCACtagagtgggactcaggagacctgggttctattcctggctctgccattggcttACCCGGTGactcttaggcaagtcacttccccgctctgtgcctcagtttccccattggtagAATAGGGATGATGACACTGACCTCTTCACTGAAGAGTTTTGATAATCTACTGATGAAGAGGGCTGTATGAGAGCCAGCTATTATTATTAGGACTTCAGTTTCTACCTCTaacacagacttcttgtgtgaccatgagcaagtcCCTTCATCTCTGTGTATCCCCATTTATACAATGGGGGTTATAAGCCATCATATTTTACAAGGAGCCTGGGAGCCTGAATTCACTAATGTTTGAGAACTCCTCCGATATTATATGATGGGACCATGTAAGCACCTCGCTAGGTAAGGAACAGTGTCAATAATAACActatacttagcacttatataacattttccatttgcatagctctttacaaacattaagcatgcgattttcaaaagcgctcagcgttggctcagctctgctccactgacttcaatgggagctgaattaGCCCAATGCCCGTTGAAAATCCCACTTGAACAATTCTCGCAGACCTTCTCCCCCCCTCTAAGCAGGTGGGCACATATCAgtatatcctcattttacagaggaaaCCACTGAAACATAGCAAGGTCAAGTGACGtggccaaaggtcacacagcgggtcactggcagagccaagaaGAGGCCCCAGGAGTCCCTACTCCCACTGTTGCAGTCAGTCCATCAGACCACACTGTCTTTCTTCACCATGTTCCATCTTTTACAAGTAGCATTAGCCCAGGGTGGTATCGTTAAGGTGATGTATAGAAGGGCTGAAGAGGCCCAGTGATTATGGCTGACAAGTATCAACCTATGAATAATGGTTTTGCACAGAGACCTAATTGACAATATAGACAGAGACAACGTAGATCAGACCGGGGTCCATCTGGCTCAGTAGCAATGAGCAGCCAGTatcatctgcttcagagagagaATCCCAGGATGGGATAGAAAGAGAAGCTGGGACAAACTGATCAAATTCTCTCCCAGGCTGCCAACTGCAAAGGAAGGAGGTAGCAGCACCTAGAGAAGATCATGTGCATGAAACCAAGCAGCAcagccccagtcagctggcagggctggaggaTGTGCAGCTGGGTGGAGTGGCGACCAGAGGGAGAATAGAAAGGAGTTCCATTGTGCCACTCCTGCTTACCTGCTCCCTCGCAGCCCAGCTGTCTGTAAGTCAGATGAGACAGCAACTTGGCCAAGCTACTGCCGCTGGTCTGGCGTGTGaccagaggaagaagaggagggcgttagagagggctgaaggcagaaCCCCCTCTGTAAAGAACGAAAACAGCAAGATGTGTGCTCCCCATCCTGCTCAGTGCTTTATATCGTGCCTTCAAATGTGCAGCACTCTCCGCCCACATCGGGATCCCACCTCTCTTGCTAACCCCAGCCGCAACGCCACTGCCATGCAGCCCTGGGCAGGACTTCAGGGGAGCCTTGCAAAGACAAAGGTCAGCGTCTGGGCGCTGGGGGATGTACGCACACAGGCTTCATTTGGCATGTAGCCGGCACCATTCCGCACACTTTCACAATGAGCCCAGTGCGGGATGGTGCCGGCTACGTGCTAACTGCGCAGACAGGGGCTGAGACAGGCGCGTCACATTCCCCTTCAGGCTGCAGCGGGGAAATGTCAACAGTATTAGGCTAACAAGCCAGCAGTGAGGGCTGCGAAGTGGAAAGGTTTGTCAGCACTTGTTGAGAAATGGAAAATTCCACTGGTAAACAAGCCCTTCTGCCCCTTTTCTCCAGCAAGGAAATtgcttcccaggcagcctgtTAGCTTCTTCACCTCCGCCTGACACCACCAGAGACAGCTCCCGCCACTGGCAAGACTGGCACGGCATCCTGGCCCAGGCTGAGCCTTAGAGAAGTCGCAGCAAGAGCCACGAGGAACATCCCCCGTGCTGGCAACCTCCACCAATGGCTCCTGGCACATTAGACCCATGGACAACTTGGCTCCCTTTGAAATACCTCTGCCCAGCTGACTGGACGCATTCCTTGGCTTCTAAATAATTGACTTTCTCCATGAAGAGATTCTgggctttccccaccccctctttttcCTGATTATTTCTCTTTGCTTCCATCTGTCTCTCTTTAACCGCAGAACCCTTGCAGCCCTGCTGCTTTCAATCAACGTTCTGGCAACTCAAGAGTTTCGAGAAGCTGCTGAGTATTAGGTTCAGCATAGTCTGGgtaggagtgggggagaggggaaaacatTGAATGCCACAGAGAACTGACAAATTCATCACAGGGATATTGTCTACATCTGACTACCTCTGGTTTCCCCTGACCCCCACAGTACACATGCTCATTTTTTCAACCCCATCGCCCAACTCCACTCCAAAGTTCcgatctggatttaaaaaaaccacaaaggcTGTAGGTGGGTGGAGTaggatggggagaggggatggattTGGGATTTTGGTTTAGCCCATTATGGAGGGAGAATGCTGGGATGTGTACTTCTTCATTGTGtctcttcagagctgggatttTGGTTCAGGTCTCTCTCCAATTGTCATGCTTAACCATTGACATCATTCCATGGCAATTGATTGTGAAGTTATGCAAGAGTTAATGATCCCAGGGCAAaacccagcagagagagaggcaggcatgAGGTGGGGGACAGGGTTGTCACTCAAGTGAATATACCAGAGCTAGCTGAATAACACGGAAGGAAGTTTCCAAATATTTCTGTGAACAAACCCAATGTGTTTGCTCTGCTCTTATCAAAGGGTCATGCCTGTTGCTGTGCATGAGGGAGTGTTGGtttatttctgaaattttttAGGAATCCACATTTCAATACAAACAGTTATTGGCCCAGAAATTCAGCCCAGAAAGCAGCATCTTCATTATTTGATCTATGTCACAGCTGAATAAAAATATCAGCAAGCAGAAACAATCCTATCAACCTACTGTAATCCATTCCACTGTTTATTGAGGGTAACTACTGTGCATCTATCTACTGTATGTATTTCGGATGACCAACACCCTGCTATCTGAGCTGCTACCTGGTGTCACAGGTGACCAATCCCACACCATGAAGAGCTTAACAGTTAAACAACCCTCTAGATGAAATTTGTTCACATAAACTAttccaaaaaattaaataacCTTCATAGAAAACTGGGTCAATCTGCAGACACTTCGCAGGCACAAGAAGGAGCTACATGCACGATAAATGTTATGTGGAATGAATAATCCAGTCAGGTCTTAAGGAAGGCATGTGACCGAAACTTGAGATGTTTCAACAAATCCGAGGCCACTTCGAACTTTATTTTTGCCTCTAATATGTTTGGATGTTTAAGGCAATTGTCTTTGGCCACCCTTGTGTGTTGGCTTTTCATCCACATTCATGTGATTGCATTTACTGGCTTAAGTGTTAGCAAGGAAGGAATTTCAAGTCACATGCACCAGTTTTCACGAAAACCAAATACTAGCTTTGCACTCCCAACGACTGGCATGCAAGTTcctccagtcagggagcagtAACAATAGCAGGTGACCTTTCTGACCAATCACAAGTAGGCAAAACACCTCGCTTTCTGAATATTTATCATCAATCcctataaaaaaaattcaacagtGCATTGGTTGAATAACAAGTATATTCCAGAAACTTGCTAACTGCCTATGGGAAAGGAGTTAAATTCATTGAATAAAGTAATTCAAGTTGCCATATGAGCTGCATTCCATGGCCATTTAGACCTTCAGTGCAACAGTGAGGAAAGATGGCCCGAAACAGTCCCCAGTCACCTGAGATGAAGCATTTTCTCCATGCGGAAGAGGGTCTATGATACACAAAggagcagttctgattctgttcagcagagggcagtgatGTGCACAACCAGCTTGTTACAGTAAGTGGTGCCAGGgatcattttctgtttgtttcagtgAGAAAGTTTCCCTTTACTGCTTCTTCCTCCATTCATTGCTGCTTTGTTGAGATCCTTCTTGTGCGCCTGACGCCTGATgaccacccccctccccaacctaCAACTATTTAGCATTTGTGACTAACAGACTAGGACAGAGCATGTGCTTGTCCCTTTAAAACAGAGAAGGTGGCCCAAAATAAGAACAGCAAGCGCTTTCATTGGCCATGCCTTTTGTCTATCAGTTATGGCAGCTAATCAGAGTCATCGGTTGGGTTGACCAAACAGGCCTCCCAGTCAGCTGTTTTGATAACCCTAATATACACAAAACAGCGGTTTCCTTTATTCAGCTGGGCTAGAGAGCTGAAATGGCAGAATTGAGTTTATATTAAACATTCATCCGACATGCCTTTAAAGCAGTGATGGGACAAAGGGGAGTGTGGCAAGCGCTCTGACTCAGATTTCCTCAAAGTATCTTTAAAAACAGAGCCCCGATGCTAAGGACCAATTCTTCCTATAGGTTTTGGAGTGAGAATTTAAACAGCAGAGTATctgtgctgggctggagccaTCATACCACTGGCTAATCTAATCCTGGGGACTCAGCTGCAGCAGCTTTTTTCTGCAGGCAAGGTTTTATACTCATGCATATGGATGGGGTGTGTCCTGGGTGGAAACTAGCTAGGATCAGCCGGCTGGATAATTTCTGGGTTATTGTAACAGAAAATCCTTGCTTGTGCTCTTCAGCAGCACCAGTGTCGCTCTTTGATCCATCCCTCTCTGCCTGTGTCTCCTTCTGCAAACAAACCATAGCCCCCAGATTTGAAAAGCGGTCGTGTAAACAGCAAGAACAGACCATGTATTTCTGTGCGTGCAAATGCACGTTCGGGGGCACAGATCCCCACTTAGACGCCACATAAATGTCTCCCTCATCTTTCCCCATTTAGGTGCAGAGTTTATAGTGGGTGccatctcccccaccctgctgtcTTCAGCAACCCCAGTATCTTCCCATCCTTCTGCCACCACTACTAAGGAGCACATGTTGAGTGCTAAGGAAGCCCCCTTTGGAATCTGTGCTCCCAGTGGGCCAGGTTCACTCCAcaccctttcctttccctctgtcCTTTGGttgcccctggccccacaccagaacCTCTCTGTCCAGCAGGCTAAATGGCTGGATCCTCTGTGCTGCACACATAGTGTAACTGGCAGAGCAGACATGAGGAGATCATGGGACTGGTGTTTCCAAAGCAAATACAGTGTTAACTCCTGagcctccctctttgttccaCACTGTAATTCAGAtcctctgctttctctctctaaaGAATGAGAATTTGCCATCTGATACCTGCCTTATCTGCTCCTCCAGATTCTCTTCTCTCGATCTCTGTTCCAGGCTCTCCCCAAGGACGAGAAAAGCTTCCCTGTTGCACTTAGATCTCTCTCCTGACACAATTGGTCCAGTGGGAAATACAGCATGGACAACACACTGCATGAACCGTACACTCCTGGGTCAGGGCTGAGAAAGCAGCTTTAGTGCAGTTGCGTGGCTAGGACACAATGATCCCAGGCTGGTTGGGATATGGAGTGTCTGTGACTGACAGAGGAGATGAAAACAATGCCTCTAGAGCCATCTTGGGTGGCTTGTCGTGCattgcagagcagggagcagaagccAAACATCTGATAAGGGTGGGCTGGGACCTCAGGTTCCTTAGGACACATCTACCCTACAAGggctacaatggcacagctacAATGCTGCTGTAATGTAGCCGCTTCTTACAGCCACAGAAAggtttttttccattgatgtagcAAATTCACCgctacagtgggggttaggtcaaGCTAACTACAGGATGCAAAATTGTTCACAGCCCCAAGCGACGTGGCTAATCTCATTTTTAGATGTAGATCAGGCCGAAGAAAACTGTTTCTCTCTCAGGCTACCATCCCTACACTGAGTCACAACAAGGCTGAatcttcccccctccacaccacacaaacacacacactccctttccCCAGGCCACACAGTTCTCAGTCCACACAGAGAGGAGGTTTCTGTACAATGCAGTCTCTGCTCATCACTATACACAGACTCTGTTTCCTAGGGATTCAGTTAGGGTTACAATCTTTACACTTCATTCTCTCATCACCTCTGCCAGAACAGGGACTAAGATCCTTGGTCCTCATGTCTCCATATTATCCAGGTGCAGTATCAAATCTACGCAGTGAGGAATAGGTTAAGCCTCTCTGGCTGCCCTGGAGTAGAACTGTCTTGATTTTATACCATTGGGACAATCTGAGTAGGGCAGCCTGGGTTCCTTTCCCTTGGAATGATCCAGATATGAACGCAGCCTGGGTTCTGCCCTCTGCGTGTTGGAATCAGGGATCTAGCTTCTGAAATTCAAGTCGAAAACCCCAGCTGActgaaggaaactggaacacaatggagcccccccccacccctctcagaaAAGAACTTGATTCACCT encodes:
- the PRELP gene encoding prolargin — protein: MKAAFRLLLLLILVLISEVNGQRRKPGRKPARPTPEPVEPTELPPPLPPGPPSIFPDCPRECFCPPDFPSALYCDSRNLRKVPLIPPRIHYLYLQNNFIDSLPEESFKNATELRWVNLDNNRIKKLDRRVMEQLGSLVFLYMEKNQLKEVPSFLPANLEQLRLSRNQISKIPSGVFNKLEHLVLLDLHHNKLSDGVFNKNTFRGLKNLMQLNLAHNILRKLPPGLPSAVHQLFLDRNNIEDIPDDYFKEFPNLAFLRLNYNQISDKGLPKNSFNLSNLLVLQLAHNKLTTMPFINPKLEHLYLNDNSIEKINGTQICPTSLVTFQEYSSDLENVPRLRYLRLDGNQLKPPIPLDLMMCFRLLQSVVF